In one Magallana gigas chromosome 7, xbMagGiga1.1, whole genome shotgun sequence genomic region, the following are encoded:
- the LOC105327877 gene encoding uncharacterized protein has translation MASVMPSKPEQQKPVPIQELDISPDSLVFTQGKDAKNIKIKQFLCVRDVIPKTNLYQAILLENRSQDRHLQRTLSSLSTRQLKHANSFDLTARTFMAMQERKQKKWKREDEMRLSSMNLPSLQGSENLAPSLDVMYHMPEYSTKSKPKRSKSREKEKTKFPKMPYSIRREQTEIVTYNEKTYMTKLPEMVEVDQNALQHYDLYRGKKFLSAGATKTDDRFKHLTDTLNPAHLKDLDKYPLENATSKSRLSKYSSSSRLSSRESDDDNAFSRHMTPKQRASWMLTRPDTYSDLPDKPFSKEGRPRPKREISVSFDDHPKVVKRSEEILESFRTMDVKKLAKSILKDKKENTKPEDHGAESSVEETVTGEEKKVFVPGVNVYYSTSKK, from the coding sequence ATGGCTTCAGTAATGCCGTCAAAACCAGAACAGCAAAAACCCGTCCCAATACAGGAATTGGATATTTCTCCCGATTCTCTGGTCTTCACGCAAGGTAAAGATGCCAAGAATATCAAAATCAAGCAGTTTCTCTGTGTCCGAGACGTCATCCCGAAGACAAACTTGTATCAAGCGATTCTTCTGGAGAACAGGAGCCAGGACCGCCATCTACAGAGGACCCTGTCAAGTCTCTCAACCAGACAACTGAAACATGCAAACTCCTTTGATCTCACAGCGAGGACTTTTATGGCTATGCAAGAAAGGAAGCAGAAGAAATGGAAACGTGAGGATGAGATGAGGTTATCTAGTATGAATCTCCCTAGCCTACAAGGGTCGGAGAATTTGGCTCCTAGTCTCGATGTGATGTACCACATGCCTGAGTACTCTACGAAATCGAAACCAAAACGAAGCAAATCGAGAGAAAAGGAGAAAACGAAATTTCCAAAGATGCCATATAGTATTAGACGAGAGCAGACTGAGATCGTAACCTACAACGAAAAGACTTACATGACAAAGTTACCTGAAATGGTTGAAGTCGATCAAAATGCTCTTCAACATTATGACTTGTATCGTGGAAAGAAATTCCTTAGTGCTGGTGCTACAAAAACTGACGACAGATTCAAACACCTTACAGACACACTGAATCCTGCTCATTTGAAGGACTTGGATAAATATCCACTGGAAAATGCAACAAGTAAAAGCCGCCTTTCCAAGTACAGCAGTTCTTCTCGACTTTCTTCCCGAGAATCAGACGATGATAACGCATTTTCCCGCCATATGACACCCAAACAGAGGGCGAGTTGGATGCTGACCCGACCGGATACATACTCTGACCTACCGGATAAACCATTCTCAAAAGAAGGCAGACCTAGGCCGAAGAGAGAAATATCGGTGTCTTTCGATGACCACCCAAAAGTGGTTAAACGAAGCGAAGAGATTCTGGAATCGTTTAGAACTATGGATGTGAAAAAACTGGCAAAATCTATTTTGAAAGATAAGAAGGAAAATACAAAACCTGAAGATCATGGTGCAGAATCCTCTGTTGAGGAAACGGTTACGGGAGAAGAAAAGAAAGTGTTCGTTCCGGGAGTTAATGTGTACTATTCTACAAGCAAGAAGTAA